Proteins encoded together in one Halorubellus sp. JP-L1 window:
- a CDS encoding low specificity L-threonine aldolase: protein MIDLRSDTVTKPSEEMRAAMADADVGDDVYEEDPTLAELESRAAEMLGMDAALFVPSGTMGNQIAARVHTERGQEAVVDVQSHVYKWELAGFAQHSELQVRTFDAERGVPTPEQVADALVDEDLHRAGTGLLCLENTHNSRGGLAIAPEELGAAADVAHDHGVPVHLDGARLFNAAVALDEPASAFADVVDSVMFCLSKGLGAPVGSMLVGDEEFVADARRVRKLLGGGMRQAGVLGAAGLHALENVERLATDHERARLLAAGLDDVDGIAVQEPETNIVVADVTGTGMTEDAFASACEDAGVRCSGFGGGRVRLCTHLDVSRNDVDEAIARIGDVVA, encoded by the coding sequence ATGATAGACCTCCGGAGCGACACCGTCACGAAGCCGAGCGAGGAGATGCGGGCGGCGATGGCCGACGCCGATGTCGGCGACGACGTCTACGAGGAGGACCCGACGCTCGCCGAACTCGAATCCAGGGCCGCCGAGATGCTGGGGATGGACGCGGCGCTGTTCGTGCCGAGCGGAACGATGGGGAACCAGATCGCGGCGCGCGTCCACACGGAGCGCGGCCAGGAGGCCGTCGTCGACGTGCAGTCGCACGTCTACAAGTGGGAGCTCGCCGGGTTCGCCCAACACTCCGAGCTCCAGGTGCGGACGTTCGACGCCGAGCGCGGCGTGCCCACTCCCGAGCAAGTGGCGGACGCGCTCGTCGACGAGGACCTCCATCGCGCCGGCACGGGCCTGCTCTGTCTGGAGAACACGCACAACTCGCGGGGCGGACTCGCGATCGCGCCCGAGGAACTGGGCGCGGCCGCCGACGTCGCCCACGACCACGGCGTGCCCGTCCACCTCGACGGCGCGCGCCTGTTCAACGCCGCCGTCGCGCTCGACGAGCCCGCGAGCGCGTTCGCCGACGTTGTCGACTCCGTGATGTTCTGCCTCTCGAAGGGCCTGGGCGCGCCCGTCGGGTCGATGCTCGTCGGCGACGAGGAATTCGTTGCGGACGCGCGCCGCGTCCGCAAGCTCCTCGGTGGCGGGATGCGGCAGGCGGGCGTCCTCGGTGCCGCCGGCCTGCACGCCCTGGAGAACGTCGAGCGGCTTGCGACCGACCACGAACGCGCTCGGCTGCTCGCCGCCGGCCTCGACGACGTCGACGGCATCGCGGTCCAGGAGCCGGAGACGAACATCGTCGTCGCGGACGTCACCGGCACCGGGATGACCGAGGACGCGTTCGCGAGCGCGTGCGAGGACGCCGGCGTTCGCTGCTCCGGGTTCGGTGGCGGTCGCGTCCGCCTCTGCACGCACCTCGACGTCTCGCGGAACGACGTGGACGAAGCGA
- a CDS encoding endonuclease NucS domain-containing protein: MANTETATLYAGDATVVEDATDRREFRGRVVVLAKPDGTVLVHDQDGYQPVAWLTRADAVTVTDDEDAVRVTAHDERADDWLRVTGHDARLSGRYPVSVAGDPVGDCPECDGALVDTGGAVACVHCDAVHGYPDDATLYGATCDCGLPRMRVERGAAIDCCVDRDCERLDDRVREHVERAFDCPDCDGDLVVQCERGLFLACEHRPDCDTAFYVPSGVHDGTCDCGLPAFSVANGRRCLDATCDAT; the protein is encoded by the coding sequence ATGGCGAACACGGAGACTGCGACGCTGTACGCCGGCGACGCGACCGTCGTCGAGGACGCGACCGACCGCCGCGAGTTCCGCGGGCGCGTGGTCGTGCTCGCGAAACCGGACGGGACGGTGCTCGTGCACGATCAGGACGGCTACCAGCCGGTCGCGTGGCTGACGCGAGCGGACGCGGTGACGGTGACCGACGACGAGGACGCGGTCAGGGTGACGGCGCACGACGAGCGCGCGGACGACTGGCTGCGCGTCACCGGCCACGACGCGCGACTCTCCGGCCGGTACCCGGTGTCGGTCGCGGGCGACCCGGTCGGGGACTGTCCGGAGTGCGACGGCGCGCTCGTCGACACCGGCGGCGCGGTCGCGTGCGTGCACTGCGACGCCGTCCACGGTTACCCCGACGACGCCACCCTCTACGGCGCGACCTGCGACTGCGGCCTCCCGCGGATGCGCGTCGAGCGCGGCGCGGCCATCGACTGCTGCGTCGACCGCGACTGCGAACGCCTCGACGACCGCGTCCGCGAACACGTAGAGCGTGCGTTCGACTGCCCGGACTGCGACGGCGACCTCGTCGTCCAGTGCGAACGCGGGCTCTTCCTCGCGTGCGAGCACCGCCCCGACTGCGACACCGCGTTCTACGTCCCGAGCGGCGTCCACGACGGCACCTGCGACTGCGGCCTCCCCGCGTTCTCGGTCGCGAACGGCCGCCGCTGCCTGGACGCCACCTGCGACGCAACGTAG
- a CDS encoding tRNA-intron lyase, producing MNIEGHVDGDVVHVGHDARQRFHDSRGYGYPLEGNDVALAPVEAAHLLARGDLASVDGMDFRAFVRASDDPTLPVRYLVYADLRERGFYCAPAHPDWTAFARTDGTADDAGGRRGDDFVVFPRGSGPGDGEIAYRVRVSGERTSVPARALGDCVLAVVDEESEITYLETRTPEVSGTVTPSLPESASADLLADRVTVWGPAGDALYERGFYGTPLSGRDTGTGAIVVSLVEAAHLAANDALDVPADVVVARGRDVEGERYDRRLAAYRDLRAAGVAPKTGFKFGADFRTYADFESPDDVGHSERLVRVLPSEHAFAPRDLALDVRLANGVKKTMTFALVDATGDGPATGDETATGDDGATVEWLAISRLTP from the coding sequence ATGAACATCGAGGGGCACGTCGACGGCGACGTCGTGCACGTCGGCCACGACGCCCGCCAGCGGTTCCACGACTCTCGCGGCTACGGCTACCCACTGGAGGGGAACGACGTCGCGCTCGCGCCCGTGGAGGCAGCGCACTTGCTCGCCAGGGGCGACCTCGCGAGCGTCGACGGCATGGACTTCCGCGCGTTCGTCCGCGCGAGCGACGACCCGACGCTGCCCGTCCGGTACCTCGTGTACGCGGACCTCCGCGAGCGCGGGTTCTACTGTGCGCCCGCCCACCCCGACTGGACGGCGTTCGCACGTACTGACGGCACTGCGGACGATGCTGGCGGTCGGCGGGGCGACGACTTCGTCGTCTTCCCGCGCGGGAGCGGACCGGGCGACGGCGAGATCGCGTACCGCGTCCGCGTGTCGGGCGAACGGACGTCGGTGCCGGCGCGCGCGCTCGGCGACTGCGTGCTCGCGGTCGTCGACGAGGAGTCCGAGATCACGTACCTGGAGACGCGGACGCCCGAGGTCTCGGGGACGGTGACGCCGTCGCTCCCCGAGTCTGCGTCCGCGGACCTGCTCGCGGACCGCGTAACCGTCTGGGGGCCGGCGGGCGACGCACTCTACGAGCGAGGGTTCTACGGGACGCCGCTCTCCGGGCGGGACACGGGGACGGGCGCGATCGTGGTGTCGCTCGTCGAGGCCGCGCACCTCGCCGCGAACGATGCGCTCGACGTGCCAGCGGACGTCGTCGTCGCCCGCGGCCGCGACGTCGAGGGCGAGCGATACGACCGTCGCCTGGCGGCGTACCGCGACCTCCGCGCGGCCGGCGTCGCACCCAAGACCGGGTTCAAGTTCGGCGCGGACTTCCGGACGTACGCCGACTTCGAGAGCCCGGACGACGTCGGGCACAGCGAACGCCTCGTCCGCGTTCTCCCGAGCGAGCACGCATTCGCGCCGCGGGACCTCGCGCTCGACGTTCGCCTCGCCAACGGCGTGAAGAAGACGATGACGTTCGCGCTCGTCGACGCGACCGGCGACGGCCCCGCGACTGGCGACGAGACAGCGACCGGCGACGACGGTGCGACCGTCGAGTGGCTCGCGATCTCGCGACTCACGCCCTGA